A region of Planktomarina temperata RCA23 DNA encodes the following proteins:
- a CDS encoding ABC-F family ATP-binding cassette domain-containing protein yields MARAPLIQLSDISLTFGGHPIFSDLGFVVQTGDRLSLVGRNGSGKSTLMKVMAGLVEADTGHRVIPPGVSVGYMEQDPDLSQFETLGDFALSALDVSEHYKVEIAAEGLKFDPDRPVKTASGGELRRAALAKLMAEDPELMLLDEPTNHLDIEAISWLETTLRESRNSFVVISHDRAFLTALTRATLWIDRGAVRRLEQGFGSFEAWRDKTWEEEDQQRHKLNRKIKAEARWAVEGISARRKRNQGRVRALGELRAERAAQINRQSTAAMAFDSGQKSGAKVIEAKNLDLAFGELEILKDFSLTVQRKDRVALVGPNGVGKTTLIKTLLGEQAPDRGSVKLGTNLQIAVFDQGRTKLDPDLSLWEALTSDPTMAVSGRSDQIMVRGTPKHVVGYLKDFLFAEEQMRAPVRALSGGEKARLLLARLMAQESNLLILDEPTNDLDIETLDLLQDVLGDYDGTVLLVSHDRDFLDRVATTTIALEPGGKATVYAGGWSDYQAQKPSAAGRKTAKHAAKQSTIKTKMETAEVKTALSFTEKHRLEALPAEIAHIEAEIGKLEEFLGQPNLFTEQPVKFNKATALLLERQEALAAAEAQWLELEEKAGG; encoded by the coding sequence TCTCGGCTTCGTCGTTCAGACGGGCGATCGTCTCTCGTTGGTGGGACGAAATGGATCAGGTAAATCTACTTTGATGAAGGTCATGGCCGGGTTGGTTGAGGCCGATACTGGACATCGGGTGATCCCGCCCGGCGTCAGCGTCGGCTATATGGAGCAGGACCCCGATTTGTCACAGTTTGAGACGCTGGGAGATTTTGCCCTTTCGGCGCTTGATGTCTCTGAGCATTATAAGGTTGAGATTGCCGCGGAAGGGTTGAAGTTCGATCCAGATCGTCCGGTGAAAACCGCCTCCGGCGGTGAGCTGCGGCGGGCGGCTTTGGCCAAGCTCATGGCGGAAGATCCCGAGTTGATGCTTCTGGACGAGCCGACCAACCATCTTGATATTGAAGCAATTTCCTGGTTAGAAACCACTTTGCGCGAAAGCCGAAATAGTTTTGTTGTGATCTCCCACGACCGGGCCTTTTTAACCGCTCTAACCCGCGCGACCCTGTGGATCGACCGGGGCGCGGTGCGCCGCCTTGAGCAAGGGTTTGGAAGTTTTGAAGCCTGGCGCGACAAAACCTGGGAAGAAGAAGATCAACAAAGGCACAAGCTCAATCGCAAGATCAAAGCGGAGGCCCGTTGGGCGGTGGAGGGCATCTCTGCCCGGCGTAAACGCAACCAAGGGCGCGTGCGGGCCTTGGGCGAGCTGCGGGCCGAGCGGGCGGCGCAAATCAACCGGCAATCCACGGCCGCTATGGCGTTTGATTCGGGTCAAAAATCTGGGGCAAAGGTGATTGAGGCCAAAAACCTGGATCTGGCCTTTGGTGAATTGGAGATTTTGAAAGATTTTTCACTGACGGTTCAGCGCAAAGATCGCGTGGCGCTCGTTGGCCCGAATGGGGTTGGCAAGACCACTTTGATCAAAACGCTTTTGGGGGAACAGGCCCCTGACCGGGGCAGCGTGAAGCTGGGCACAAACCTGCAAATTGCGGTATTTGACCAAGGTCGTACCAAGCTGGATCCTGATCTCAGCCTTTGGGAAGCGCTGACCAGCGATCCGACCATGGCGGTCTCAGGCCGGTCCGATCAAATTATGGTGCGGGGCACTCCGAAACATGTGGTCGGCTATCTTAAAGATTTTCTATTTGCCGAAGAGCAAATGCGCGCGCCAGTTCGGGCGCTGTCAGGGGGAGAAAAAGCGCGGCTCTTGCTGGCCCGCCTGATGGCACAGGAAAGTAACTTATTGATTCTCGATGAGCCGACTAATGATCTTGACATTGAAACTCTAGATCTGCTGCAAGATGTTCTGGGCGATTATGACGGCACGGTCTTGCTGGTCAGCCATGACCGTGATTTTCTCGACCGCGTCGCCACCACAACCATCGCGTTAGAGCCCGGTGGCAAGGCCACTGTCTATGCAGGCGGCTGGAGCGATTATCAGGCACAAAAACCCAGCGCCGCGGGCCGCAAAACGGCCAAACACGCGGCGAAACAAAGCACGATAAAGACTAAGATGGAGACGGCGGAGGTGAAAACGGCCCTGTCTTTTACAGAAAAACATCGTTTGGAGGCTTTGCCAGCTGAAATTGCCCACATTGAAGCTGAGATTGGTAAATTAGAAGAGTTCCTAGGTCAGCCAAATCTCTTTACCGAGCAGCCGGTAAAATTCAACAAAGCCACCGCGCTTTTGCTCGAGCGGCAGGAGGCTTTGGCGGCAGCTGAAGCGCAGTGGCTTGAGCTGGAGGAAAAAGCGGGCGGATAA